CTACCTAATGTCTATTAAGATGCTATAGGAAacatgtttttatcatttttattttgtttttaagaaagttAAACGAAATGTTTGTAATATAACCAGTGAAAGTATCTTGGAAACCCAAAACAGGATTCTGGGGTTTttaatattagaagaaataattgaatgcaaagtcaataaaattaactaaaaagAGTAAGGAAATGTAGATAATGAACAGAAACTATCCTTCAGCATATAGTAAATTACCAGAAAATTATCAGCTTATATCTGGGATGCTGATGTCTGGGATACATGGTTGTTGGGGAAATGCTGTAAAAATGAGGAAATCAGTGAAAGAAAACAATGACTGCTTGGATATTGCAGTTGATCCATTGGGGAAGATGGAGATTTAAAGGTCATTGTACCCACACCAGAGCCTAAACCGAGGCTGGGTCTGTCAGACCTCTTGATACAGCCCCAGGCTTGTGGTTCTTTCCTGCTATATTGCTGGGAGCCCCAAGAGGGAAACAGAGCTTGAAGAAGCCTATTTAATGGTGACAGTATTTAAAGGCAATTTTAATTTCACCACTAGTAAATACTGATTGAGTGCCAGGAGTGCAGGAATCAGAGAGAGTGTTGGGTTCCTTGAAATGTTCCTGCTTGAGCTGGTGTTTCCTAGTTGGAGGCTTCTGCCCCTCTTCTAAACCAGATATGTCCACTGACTTGGGCTGTGTTGTTTTGCTGCTGAGTCTTGACTGACCACTGTGTGTGGTGGGCCACAGGTCATTCATGCATTTTTCTGTCTCATTTGCAGTGGTTGGAGACCAGACCTAATAGACAGGTGTGTCCAGTCTGCAAAGCCGGCATCAGCCGAGACAAGGTCATCCCGCTGTATGGCAGGGGCAGCACTGGGCAACAGGACCCTAGGTGAGGACTTGGGCCACCTCTCATACCTCCCCTTGGATGTGAATTCACTTCTGTTTAACACCACCCCCACACTTTACTGAGTGCTTGCTGACTGTTCAGGTCTGAGGTGATCAGGATGCAGGGCGGTGCCAGCCTGGAGGGGAGGGGAACCAAGTTAATACATATCCACTGGCTGTCAGTGTGCTGGGCCTGTGACCCAACAGTGCCCCAAACAGCACAATTGTGAGTGTGCAAAGGGCTGTGAAGGAGCAGCCTGGGAAGTGGGATGGACAGCAGGAGAGTCTCCAGGCAGTGGGGTTGTTTCAGAAGTGAAGGAGGTATATAAAGTAGGTGGGGAGAAAGAACAGGATCTGGGAGGCTTTGTGGAGCTCGGGATTTCTAGAACTGGAGGCATGGGTGGGTCCAGCTTTCTACAAACACAAGTGCTGAAAACCTTTCATGGTCTGGCATCTGCCAACCTCTCTGGTCTTTCACCTTCCTCCACTCCACCCCAGCTTACCCCATATACCGGACATGTTGGACTTTTCCTACCGGCACGTGCCCTTTCACAGTGATGAGCCTTTGTATTTGTGCTGCCTCTGCCTCTTTCATCCTTCCCAGTCTTGCTCACACCCCTTCTGGTCCCCTAAAttcttcccatcttttatgaCAATCCTAGTGTCACCTCTTCCCTGAAACAGTCTTTCTGCCCCACATTAGTCACTCTCCTCCATGTTCCCATCACACACCACACTTAGTTTATAGCTCTGTTAAAGAAATCCCTTCCCACACTGTGTTGTGATTTGTTATATCTCCCCTAAATTGTGAATACCTCAAGATTAGGGGCTCTGTGTATTGTCAGAATTGGGAGCATCCCACATAGTGCATGATAAGTAGCAAGTCCTCAGTTCAGTAGTCACAGAGTGAGTGACAGGAGGTTGAAACTCCGAGGCAATAAGAATGATATGGGCTGCTTGCCCAAAAGTAGTGGGAGGTAAAGCTGAAATTAGATAGGGGCAGATCAGAGTGATCCTGAATATCAAGCCTCTCTGCTGACGGGCTGCCGTCTGTTTTGGTTTGGAGTGGGGATTTCTGATGTCTTTGCCTCCATAATCCCTGTATCACACAAGCCTAGGAAGGTTCTGGCTGTCATTCATCTCCACCAACCTGGGCCAGGCTCTCTGTGAGAATAGGCTGCAATCTGATGAATATCTTGTAACAAGCTGATATTCTCCCTGGTTTTCTATACAGTCAGAAAAAACAATTGCAGGTAGAATGAATTTGGTATGAGTTCACGTGGGCCAGGTGCTGGACAGGAAGGGGGCATGGCCAAAGATAGACTGTGGATAAGGTTCTGGCCTTGTTGATAAAGAGCCTCCCAGTCCAGAAAGGGAACAGCCCACAGCATATTGTAATAGACTCATTTTACACATTTCTGTTTCAGAGAGAAGACCCCGCCCCGACCTCAGGGACAAAGGCCAGAGCCAGAGAATAGAGGGGTAAGGCATATTCTAGGAGAAGCATCTAGAAATGAGCCCTGGCTTTAGAAATTTTCTTCTTAGCCCTACAATTTTTCTCCCTGATTGTAAACGTGaaggaaaataagcaaaatacaaaaaggaaaagaggaaaaaaaatcacttagaaGCACACCATCCAGAGATAATCACTGGAAAATAACCACTGGAAACTGTTtggtctgttttcttcttttccatttttctgtatacacacatataaattttATAGATCTATTCATGTGTGTgtctattttatatgtatatagagAGATGTATGTGTCTCTATattagatatagatgtagatactCTTTTTACAATATTTCACTCCTGTTTTGTAAGCcccttttaaaatgtcattcattctacaaatatttggtGCCTTCTATGTCCTGTGTATTATTCTAGGCACTGGTGATTTATCAGTGAACATGGCAAAGATCCCTTGCTTAACAGAGTTTATAGTCTTAGAGGGGAGACTTTCAACAATATATCTTGAGattaaattaaaactacatttcagtaattttattgtgtttattgGCTGTGTTATGGGCttgacataatttatttaactaatccTTTGTTGGACATttggctgttttttgttttttgttttttctattttaaaaatactcttatGAGCTTCTAGATAAATTTTTGAGCAAATCCACAGTTGTTTTGTTGGAGTACATTCTTAGAAGTAGATTTACTGGCTCAAAAAATGTTCACATTTAAATAAGACCTTAGtcttaaaaaaacatttcttgtTGAAATATCATTAAAGGaactttaaaagcaaaatatttaccTGCCTTGCTAGAATTCCAGCACAGGTATATTCTCACTACTCCATGTTCTCATAATCTGTATGCTGTGTACACATATTTTTATGTAGCTATCACCATTCTGTttgctgctttttaaatttattttgtaaatgttttccATGATGCTCTGTagtgtcctttttatttttaaagtcttcagTTCATTCCACTGAATTTTGATacattatagtttttttttttttggttttcttcattgGAGGACCTTTTAGTCTATTCTGTattttgcttttgtaaataatattGCAGAGACCTTCTTTGCCCACATTTCGTTTTTCTTACTTGAATTATGGCATTTCCTTAAGATTCCCAAGAGTAGAGTTTTTGAATCAGGGATTTTGCTAGAAATTGAAGCTCTCTTCTCCAGATGACCCTTAATAATAGTGTAGGACACCTGTTGAATGGTTAGTATATGCGAAGAACTATTGTTAAGAGCTTTAGATGCATGATCTCACTTAAGCCTCATATCAACCCTATTAACAGTGGAGGAAACCAAGCCCCAGATAGGCAAAGTGACTTGTCCAGAGTTGAATAGACAGGGCTGAAACCCAGATCTGGCTGATTTTGAAGTCCCTGCTCTTACCTACTGGATGACAAAACCTTAACCTTTTCCAGCACTGGTTTCCCACAGACCATTAGCTCCTGACCCAGGAATCCACGTGCCAGGAATCCACATGCCCTGGCCATGATAAGTGCAACACATgacttttgcatttatttacaaGCATCTGCAGCCACCACTGATGCATACTCTGCCCCAGAAACATAAACCCACCAGATGTGAGGACATGTAGAATTGTATAGATGTTGCTAGAAAGGAGACTGGGAGATCAGTCCTCAGGATTGCACTGAATGAAACAGTGGTTCCTGATGAAACAATTGCACCTTCCTGGGTAAGGCAGCCTTGGTCCCAGGAGCCCTTAAACTCAGCCATGCTGGGTCTAAGCAGGAGGCGTTTCCACACTGAGGAGGTGGAAACTGGTCATATTCCTTCCCTGTAGGTTTGCTCTTTTATTAAGTCAGCCATTAGGCTTTATAGGTAGTGCCACCCAGCAAGAAGTTGGGAGCTGGATGCCAGGTGGATCAGTATGGGACAGGGAATGACGGCTTTTGTGACTTGCCAAAGACTTACAAATGAAGGGCATTTGGCTctttttggagagcagctgcttTAAGGATCTTAGCAAGGGAGGCAGAGTAGTAGAGACATTTTTTGTAAGATGTGCACAGTAGTTAAGAGCGTGGGTTTTCCGATCAGATTGACCTAGTTTTAGATCTAAACTCTACCCGtcactagctgtatgaccttggtcaagttattatacctccctgagcctcaggttggccatctgtaaaatgcagataatgcTAATATAAGAATTAAATGTGATCCAGTGCTTAGCATGGTACCTTGAGCATCATTTGCACTAACAACATGGTGGTTATTGATTCACAATATTATTATTCTTACTGAAGCATTTCAATGAAAGGTGATGCAGTATAGAACATGCATAGGGAAAAAATGCTGAAGACAATACACCAAACTGTTGACAGTAGTTATTTCTGGGGGAGGGAGGTGTGAGATGGGAGGGCGAATAAGACATCTGACTTTCGACATCAGTTATTCTTGTGATGTGTGAATTTCTTTGAACAAGCACATTCtacttttgtaatcagaaaaaattggaaattttgaaaattatatgtagcaatattaaaataaaactttgaggaaaaaaaactttACCTATATCTTGTTCACACACCTAATATTGTCATGGACTTGTGACCATCTTGTTCAAACAACTTTGTCTGATAACTCGGTCACAGAACATTTCTGGGTTGCTGCATGGTCATCATAATGGTCCTTTGAGAGCCTGTATCAAGGGTTTGATCATGCCTTCCATTGTTGGCCAATTAGGGTTCTACGTTTTTGCTATTACAGATAATGTATAGCTTGTTTTGACATTCTCTTATAATTGGGCATAGGGGTTAGTGCCAATTTTTTGCTGTTATAAAAAGTGTATCTAATGTTCCTGGTTAGATTGGACTCTGGGAAAGAACCTTGAGATCTAAGAGTCCTGCCTTGGGTCAGCGGGGTGTTTCACTTCGGATCAGAGCCAGTTCTTTTTGGCCCATTCACAGTTCCTTAGCTGGAACCCAAGGTTAGAAGGGCTTTAGAGTCTGGATGGGAAGAAAAGATGTACCCCCTTTGGAACGGGTAGCAAGGAGAGTTTAAGTGCCCACATATACAGTGTGCCACATTTCACAAGTGCAGGAGACACCCTCTGCTTCTCTTCTTAATTGCATTTCTTCCACACAGGGTTTCCAAGGATTTGGATTTGGAGATGGTGGCTTCCAGATGTCTTTTGGAATTGGGGCATTTCCCTTTGGGATATTTGCCACAGCATTTAACATAAACGATGGGCGGCCTCCCCCAGGTAGGGCCCTGTCGCCTTGAGAAAGCAGGAAGATATGTTGGTAATCCTCCTTGTATTCAGCAGTATATAAATTACAGATAATCATCACTACATGGATAATCAGCCTTTTCAAAATGTGCTCAAGTATTTTCAGATTACTGGAAGTCATGCCAAGGACTGTGAGTGCCTACCAAAGGAGGGGCACTGTGCAAAACCCTCACCATTACCTGTGGGACGGGTGTGCTATTAGCGCCATTTTATAGGAAGACAATGCTCAGGAATGTTGTCTGAGATACACCCTATGgccataaaacagaaaattacatgtgATACCTGCTTTGagagtttgggggtggggagtgcgAGGCGACCTACAAGGAGTCAGGCTATTCTCTGGTATCTCTGTCAACTTCCCCCAGAGCTACCACATGGGACTGGTCCCGAACCTCAGCCCTTTGGGAACCCTGCTGAGATGTGCCACCTGCTGCTGCATTTCTCCCTCCAGCCAGCTTGAGATTGCATGTGGTGTAGAGCACGGTGGGCGCTCTGAACATTATCATTGATTCCCAGGCCCAGATCCTTACTGGGGGCCTGCTGTGGCTGGTCGCGCTCTGCTCACACTCATTGATGCCTCATGTGCACAGGGCAGGATACAGAAACAACCAGTGTGTGGTTCCTGGCTGCAGAAGTTTATGGGCTGGGGGCTGTAATCCACGCCTGGGTCATCCTAATTGCTGCTTGCCCCAGTCTGGTGCTTGGCACATGGCCGGCTATTGACAAGTCTCTGTGGCCTACCTGCATGGATCTGTGAGAGCATCCCCCCAGTAAATGTAGTATAGCACCAAGAGATCTTGGGGTACCCTTCCTCACCTTATATGCCTTGAAATTTTCTGCTCTTTTCACATATTGCTTTCTCAGAGGAAGGATACCCTAAAGGGCAAGGCGTGCTCTGCTCTGAAGGAAGGACAGAGTCCTGTGGAGGGAGCTGGAACCTGCCCAGTAACTACTCTGATCCAGGGTTCACCCTGTGTTCCTCAGTTAAGACAGACTTCTGCAGCCAGCTGGACTCTGGACTGTGTTATCCCCCTGCTACAATCACAGAAAGTTTCCTTCCTTCATGGTTGCTACAGTCTGTACATCCTGGATGTAGATTTTCTTACCCTCCTTTCCCCAATGTCAGGACAGGGATCTGTAAATGGTAGCTGTTCTCAAAACAGAGAGGAGTGGAGACCCGGGTTCTCACCCCAGATCCCCTGGCCTGCTATGTGATGAGGGAGAAAAGTCACTTTCCCTGCCTGAGCCCTAGTTCTGCCCTCTGGAAAAGGCATTGTGGAGCTCTCTGAGGCCCTTCCTAGCTTGACAGTGCCAGAATCTTATGGCACTGAGTGTTGTGGAGAGGCTGGGAGCATGACTGGGGGCACAACTGTGAAGCTCTGCCACCAACTCATGAACCTCATGATCTTGAGCAGGTCATGTCATACCCCTCCCACCCCTATGCTTTGGTTTCTTCTTacacaaaatgggaataatagtactCACCAAGTAATGATGTGTACAGACCACTTAGCAAATAGAGGATGCTTAACAAACAGtaacttttctttcattatttcctctaagaGCTTCCTGTTAGTCAACTTTCTTATTTGCATCCACAGGCCAAAGTGTTTTAGGACAAATTGAATACCCTGTCCTCACTGTAATATTGTTccacatgtttttgtttttcctggtatTTTTTGGAGTTTGGAAATCATGTGCAGGATTCTGTTGTGCACACTGTGCACAGCTACAGCATTCTAACAACGCCTGTTCTTCTTGTCTCCTTAGCTGTCCCTGGGACACCCCAGTATGTGGATGAACAGTTCCTGTCACGCCTCTTCTTGTTTGTGGCCCTGGTGATCATGTTCTGGCTCCTGATTGCTTAATGCTGGGCTCCCGGCCTGCATCTGTGGCAGGGCCTCTGGACTGGTGATGCACCACCCCCACTTTGGTGTTTGGCTCCTTGGCTAATACTGACCCCTGGAATCGGTGGGGTCAGTAACAGATCAAGGAGTCTTGCTTCTCCATCAGAGCTTTGGGACTTGGGACTGGTTGACGAGGACCCCTGAGTGTGACCATTGCTGGGAATACCCTGCTATAACCTCAGACCTTGGCATTGAGTGCCCTCTCATGAGTGGCACCATGAAATCCTGTTCCAGCCAGCTCAACGGGTTCTGGCTCCACCCAGGGAAGAGGTGGGAAAAGAGAAACTGTCAGAATACAATTTCACCTGTTTAATATTACAAAAACAAAGGGATGAATCAACTGGTATTTATGGaaactttctttcatcaatttaaaTACCCCTGGGTAAGCAGCCTCTGAAGCCAGTGAGGCTCCTCTTCCAGATCCCAGCACTGCTAtgccctcttccctcttcctcctcctcctcctcatcagaGGGGCAAGAAATTGCTATCCCATAAAGATCATAATTGCAGCAGCTGAAGCTGGAGGTTGTCCAGTCACATCATGAATTCATCAGAAACCCAACGATCTTTCTTCGGCCCTGGGTCGTGCTCAGTGTCTTTGTCCCCAGAAAGCAGCTTGAATGACCTCCTGGTTTCTCGGTATAGATTATCCCCAATGAAACATGTGGCATAATTCACAGATTTCCCATCAGCTTTCCTCCCAAAACTATGTGCACGTCCACCTCTCTCTGGCAGAAGGCACATCTCTCAGACTCTGCTGAAGCTGGGACTGACTGCTATGCAGTAAGAGAGACCTGGGCTTGGGGCTCCAGTGGGATTTGGCGCTTTGATGCAGAAGCAACTGAACAAACAGCCCTGAATTTGAGGCTGCAGAAGGTGCGTCCATTCCCAGAAACCACCCAAAGGAAACTGGGGGCTTTGTCAAGTCAGCCCAGCTGTGTGTTAAAGACCACCCTCCTCAGAAGCCCAGTTGTCCTTGATGAAAAGGCAAGGAGGGGGCAGACCACAAGTGAGCCTGATTTTGGTATGGCTTGACGGACTCCCCTGAGAACTCCTTGAATGTGTGCTAAAACCAGGGAAGCTTGTGACTCGGGAGCAGGCAGTCCCCCAATGATTTCCAAAGCCAGGTGGCAGGGCGGCCTGGGAACCCTCAGCGAGGATGATGATATCTTCCTTCCTGTGGAATCCAGGGGACATTATTCTTTCCAAGCCcttgatttgtttttctatttcataagCTTCTTCCTCTGAATGTGATCAAGGGAGTTTGGTGCTGGGCTGGTGAAACGGTTCTTGCTCTGCCTGCCAATCCTCTTCCTGAAAACTCAGCCTCTTCCTGGAGACCCTGAGAGTGGAGGAAGACAGATTTCCTCTGGGGCCTCTCCCTCACTTTGCCAGTCTGTACTGTTCCTGACTCACCCCCagcaatagccaaaaagtgataGAAAGCCCCACCTAGTGCTTCTTTTCACACATGGCTCTGCATAGTGAATGGAAACCAAGACCTTGAGGAAGATGAGGGAAGCCCTCTTCCCCTCTTCACAGCCCCTACCCTTTGCACCTATCAACACCAGAGTTCAGTGTTTAAACAGACAAAATATAAGTATTGAGTAGGTGGTTCGTTTGCCGAATCCATTCTGTAGGAATAAACCGCCGCTTTACTGTGTACCTGATGGATTTTAAACATTCTTAGGGTACCCAGTCAAGAGTACTCTTTTCATTACCTTCCAGAAATCCCCCAGGTCAGAAGGGGTGCTGGAGTTTCTCAGCTCTAGAGAGGATTGGTGGGATCTTCCATGCAGTGGCCCCACCTAGTGGTAGGAGAGAGGACTTCAGTCGGATGGgccaacagaaatttatttccaGAAGAACGGTTCAAGAGGAAGGGTTGTGGGTAGGAAAATTAATCATTTAGGCTTTTTAATGAAATGGAATGAGCCCAAGAGAGCACCACCAGCAAAGGCATCCCGAGAACATGTTAGCAAAGTCAGATTGGCCATGTGCCCTTTCATTTTAACCTTATGTGTCCCCACTCACCCTCTGCTGGGGCAGGAGGGCAGACTTGGGACTGCAGGGAGCCCCTTTCCCCCCATTCCTATGCAAGTTCACCACCTGGTCCTTCTGCCaagtcagtttttctttcttttgtgtgtttctgtgttcCTGCAgccttctcccccccccccccaccgtcGCCACTCTGTGGACTTGGACCGGATCCCGACCACAGTCAGACAGTGACATTATGTACGGTGGCATGCGTCAACAGTCACTAATTTTCACTGTTGTGAAAGTGATTTGATTTAGAATTAAACAAATGGTTTTACATTACTGTGAGCTGTGGACTTGTCTGTGTCATGGGGGGCGTGGATGGGGGTATAGTAGTCACACTGGCTGGCCTCTGGGAGGCATCTATGACCTTGGTAATGTCACAGTGAAGATGAAAGTCTTCACACAGCCATCGGTAATTAGAGAGGAGAAGCTTCACACACTGCCCTGCCCAAGGTGTGGCCTGTGGGAACAGGCAGCCCCAGTTCTGACAAGTACGTGGATTTCCTCAGCTTGCCAGCGGCAGGTTACCAAGACAGAACTGAGTTTGTTGAGGGCCAGAGCCTTGAGGACAACTGCAGGTTTATTCAGGGTCAGTCTCTCTGCATGTTCAGTAAGAATAGGTGGTTTCCTGAGTGCTCCACCTTGAACAGGGGTGTGCCCCTCAGGGAGGTCCCTCTGAAGCAGGATGTGCTGTGAGATGGAAGATGTGGGTGTGGTTACAAAGCTGACCCACTCTCAGTTTCCCGAACACACCAGAGCCACAGGCCATGAGAGAACGCAAAGGTAAGGAGGCAAGGCATGTTCTTGGGGAATTCGCAAGTCAATGGATAAGAAAGGAGAACAGGATTTTTGTTTTCAGTGGAAAATAAACCATATGTAAACAAACCATACACTGAAGTAGAAGAACACAAAAAAAGTCACCATGTGCAAATCACCTAACCCCGATAATTCAAATCTAGGCTTGTTCATCTATCCCACCCTCACAATGCTCCCTCTCCCCTGGCCTGGaactattttgaagcaaatcctagCATCTTCCATCTGTAAGTGTTTTGATATGTACCGCAAAGATAAGGATTTTTAACACATAATCAAAATACTATTCTATACATTGaaaacaataattccttaatgtCATCTTATAGCTAATCATTGTTCAAATTTTTCTGgttgtctccattttttcttgTATGGTTTGTTTGAATTGAGATCCAAATCAGATCCATACAATGGCATTGGTTGtctctcttgttttttaattagagaagttgcaagtttacagaaaaatcaagcaaaaaGTACAGCGTTCATTGGTTgtctcttaagtctcttttaCATGTATAggttcctcttccattttttctttcctttgcagaTTATCTGTTAGAGAAACCAGGTCATTTGTTCTGTTGAGTTTCCCACGGTCTCAATTTTGCTTTTTGCATCACTGTAGTATGATTGAACAAGCTCCTCTTACCCTTGTATTTCCTTAAACTGCTTGTTAAATCTAGAGTGTTGTCCAGATtcagacttgattttttttatatataagattTGTGTCATAACTGGTGGTGTGTGCTTTCTATGGCATCATATCTGGAGGTACATAATGTATGGTAGTCCCTCTTTGTGATGTTAGCAGCCATTACCAATCATTGCTTAAAACAGCAACTGTCTTAATAGAACTACATCTGCACTTTTCAACACACTAGCTACTAGCCacgtgtggctattgagcacATGGAATGGGACCAGTGCACAgaggaattgaatttttaattctatttaattCTAATTgaaatagccacatgtagctaatgGCTCTcttattggacagtgcagatttAGGTTCATGGGTTTTCAAAATgatataattgaaaaataatgttttaagagTTCAGTCTTTAAACAGGCCTTTAAGCAAGACTGCATTCTTGGCAGCATGGGGCAGCAAAATTACAGAGCACATGGAGAGGAGAGCTGGTGGTTGTAGGAATGGGAGAGGGATGCAAGGGCAGAATGGGCTCAAGGAAAGCAGAGTTCTGGATTGAGGAAAGTAGGGAGACAAAACTGCAGGGTTTAACGTAGTTGGCTCATGAAGGCCTGGTTTGCCCTTTGTTTTGTAGGCAGTCGGGAGCTATTGAGAGTTTTTGAGCAGGGAGGTGACAGGATCAGAAACATACTTCTGGGTGATTAATTAGGCCATCTTAGGTGGAACAATTCAGGGAAGGAAGGGACTAGAGGCCAGAGACTGGCTCCGTTTGAAGCAAGTGGGAGTGACACTAGGAAACACTGGCTGGGCAGTACCCTCAGGATGGCAGAACCTGGAGGTGGTTTGCAGAGCCTTGGTCCTCATTTCTATAGGATGTGAGCATGGATTATAAGTCAGCCAGTAGGGTATGGCATCTGGGACTGACCAAACATGGCAAGGTAAACAAACAGATGACCTGGATGCTGGAAAGCCAGTAGGTCCTCTCCCAGGCCTAATCTGCCCTTCAGAAGTCCCTCTCAAGTTCACAAGTGGTTTTGGAGTGTTCCATGGGTCCGTATTGGAAAGATATCTCTTGGGTATATCATTTCTATTCCTTTACATTTTACCTTGCATTTCTCAGAGTTACCTGAATGTCCCTGGAAGGAACTTGGGAGAGTTTATCATCCTCTAGTTCCTGCTAGTGAAGACCACGAGGCCAGAGGTAGGAAAGAGATGGAAtgtgagagagaggaaggagggagaaaag
This window of the Choloepus didactylus isolate mChoDid1 chromosome 23, mChoDid1.pri, whole genome shotgun sequence genome carries:
- the RNF185 gene encoding E3 ubiquitin-protein ligase RNF185, which produces MASKGPSASASPENSSAGGPSGSSNGTGESGGQDSTFECNICLDTAKDAVISLCGHLFCWPCLHQWLETRPNRQVCPVCKAGISRDKVIPLYGRGSTGQQDPREKTPPRPQGQRPEPENRGGFQGFGFGDGGFQMSFGIGAFPFGIFATAFNINDGRPPPAVPGTPQYVDEQFLSRLFLFVALVIMFWLLIA